A single region of the Liolophura sinensis isolate JHLJ2023 chromosome 9, CUHK_Ljap_v2, whole genome shotgun sequence genome encodes:
- the LOC135475435 gene encoding OTU domain-containing protein 3-like — protein sequence MSTQRRGVLYIYPHRHFPVQMARTAAKRQISSAEAVAQQQRNKQAERARREALQRERKIISYLAEDDNFPSFAIQLAKYGLQLRDIPGDGNCLFRALGDQLEGHGRSHFKHRLDVANFMYQHRKDFEPFVEDNISFDNHVSNLRELGTYAGNDAIVAFARLNSVNIIIHQLAAPFLEIHGSPNPNVRQLHIAYHNGDHYSSVRKRNDNTESPANISLQIGDKTDTKQNSLKNEGYSQSYNGYHNNKESVLFTRGDGMARVLRDETSIEQQVITATGCKDIETVRQSLYENDFDVETAITDVFQMMEISNKSDTASVTSQMTADSGLWSDNGTGSRVICSTASPSHPVSLGHSRDNSLTSSGYGSLSSNHGGARPKNPVKNNQNLSARQKRDQKKMDKKKRAEERHRQNILGLAPRVESDEESNSPDVIRIAAKDAAVIRG from the exons ATGTCAACTCAGCGAAGAGGAGTGCTCTATATATACCCTCATCGCCACTTTCCTGTCCAAATGGCGCGAACTGCTGCAAAACGTCAGATCAGTAGCGCAGAGGCAGTGGCACAACAGCAAAGGAATAAACAGGCAGAAAGAGCACGGCGAGAGGCTTTGCAGAGGGAACGTAAAATAATTTCTTACTTAGCCGAGGATGACAACTTCCCATCATTTGCTATACAGCTGGCCAAATATGGATTACAACTGAGGGATATACCAGGCGACGG GAATTGTCTGTTTCGTGCTCTGGGAGACCAACTGGAGGGACATGGCAGAAGTCACTTTAAACACAGGTTGGATGTTGCCAACTTTATGTACCAGCATCGCAAAGATTTTGAGCCATTTGTTGAAGATAACATTTCTTTTGACAATCATG TATCAAATCTTAGAGAACTGGGCACCTATGCAGGCAACGACGCCATTGTGGCTTTTGCAAGGCTTAACAGTGTTAATATTATTATTCATCAGCTGGCAGCTCCGTTTTTGGAg ATTCATGGTTCCCCCAACCCAAATGTCCGTCAGTTACATATAGCGTACCATAATGGCGACCATTATTCCAGTGTGAGGAAGCGCAACGACAACACAGAATCTCCGGCCAATATTAGTTTAcag aTCGGGGACAAAACCGACACAAAACAGAATTCCCTGAAAAATGAAGGCTACTCTCAGTCTTACAATGGTTACCATAACAACAAGGAGTCTGTTCTGTTTACAAGAGGGGACGGAATGGCCCGAGTTCTGCGGGATGAGACCTCCATAGAACAACAGGTTATAACAGCCACTGGTTGTAAG GATATTGAAACGGTACGACAGAGTCTTTATGAGAATGACTTTGATGTTGAAACTGCAATCACAGATGTCTTCCAAATGATGGAAATTTCAAATAAGT CTGATACGGCCTCTGTAACCTCTCAGATGACAGCTGACAGTGGACTTTGGTCTGATAATGGCACTGGTTCAAGAGTCATCTGCTCAACAGCAAGCCCCTCCCACCCTGTCAGTCTTGGCCATTCCCGTGACAACAGCTTAACCAGTTCTGGATATGGGTCACTTAGCAGTAACCATGGTGGTGCACGTCCCAAAAACCCAGTTAAAAATAATCAG AATCTCTCAGCTAGACAGAAACGTGACCAAAAAAAGATGGACAAGAAGAAGCGAGCAGAAGAGCGCCATCGGCAGAACATTCTAGGTTTGGCGCCGCGTGTTGAGAGCGACGAGGAATCCAACAGCCCAGATGTGATAAGGATAGCTGCCAAAGATGCAGCTGTTATACGGGGATAG